In Chelmon rostratus isolate fCheRos1 chromosome 9, fCheRos1.pri, whole genome shotgun sequence, the following proteins share a genomic window:
- the med12 gene encoding mediator of RNA polymerase II transcription subunit 12 isoform X2, which translates to MMAAFGILSYEHRPLKRPRLGPPDVYPQDPKQKEDELTALNVKQGFNNQPAVSGDEHGSAKNVNFNPSKISSNFSSIIAEKLRYNTFPDTGKRKPQVNQKDNFWLVTARSQSSINNWFTDLAGTKPLTQLAKKVPIFSKKEEVFGYLAKYSVPVMRSAWMIKMTCAYHAAITETKVKKRHVIDPCIEWTQIITKYLWEQLQKVAEFYRQFPSQGCSSPLPATPADVETAMKQWEYNEKLAMFMFQDGMLDRHEFLTWVLECFEKVRPGEDELLRLLLPLLLQYSGEFVQSAYLSRRLAYFCTRRLNLLLSDGSLGPGAGGHPAHGIMAQQGNALPPTPTSQPAGGNQPQTPFTDFYICPQHRPLVFGLSCMLQSIVLCCPSALVWHYSLTDSRNKTGSPLDLLPIAPSSLPMPGGNTAFTQQVRTKLREIEEQVKERGQAVEFRWSFDKCQETTAGFTIGRVLHTLEVLDNHSFEKSDFNNSLDSLYNRIFGSGQSKDGHEMSPDDDAVVTLLCEWAVCCKRSGRHRAMVVAKLLEKRQAEIEAERCGESEVVDEKGSVSSGSLSAATLPVFQDVLLQFLDTQAPTLTEPGNESERVEFSNLVLLFCELIRHDVFSHNIYMCTLISRGDLASDSHLPRPRSPSDEPSDESERKEQEAGSSGKNEDTGLSESMEIDHNSSANFDEMFSPPMHCESKGSPSPEKPAPEQDSKASCKDKGMDPAFPQLYEQPRHIQYATHFPIPQEESASHECNQRLVVLYGVGKLRDEARHTIKKITKDILKVLNRKSTAETGGEEGQKRKRSKPEAFPTAEDIFSKFQHLSHFDQHQVTSQVSRNVLEQITSFALGMSYHLPLVQHIQFIFDLMEYSLNISGLIDFAIQLLNELSLVEAELLLKSSSLVGSYTTSLCLCIVAVLRRYHSCLILNPEQTAQVFDGLRIVVKSGVNPADCSSAERCILAYLYDLYTSCSHLKNKFGEIFSEFCSKVKNSIYCNIDPSDSNMLWDPGFMMEAIANPSAHNFNHSMVGKILNDSPANRYSFVCNVLMDVCVDHRDPERVNDIGILCAELTAYCRSLSAEWLGILKALCCSSNNGNCGFNDLLCNVDVSDLSFHDSLATFVAILIARQCLLLEDLVRCVAIPSLLNAACSEQDSEPGARLTCRILLHLFKTPQRNPVPQDGVKSDKSSVGIRSSCDRHLLAASQNSIVVGAVFAVLKAVFMLGDAELRGSGLSHPAGLDDISEGRNVSIETASLDVYAKYVLKTICQQEWVGERCLKSLSEDSSALQDPVLVNIQAQRLLQLICYPHRQLDSDDGDNPQRQRIKRILQNMDQWTMRQSSLELQLMIKQSTNNELYSLLENIAKATIEVFQKSAEMNSSNPSGNGAAAQGGSASNNNSTTSKMKPILSSSERSGVWLVAPLIAKLPTSVQGHVLKAAGEELEKGQHLGSSSRKERDRQKQKSMSLLSQQPFLSLVLTCLKGQDEQREGLLTSLYSQVQQIVTNWREDQYQDDCKAKQMMHEALKLRLNLVGGMFDTVQRSTQQTTEWAVLLLDIISSGTVDMQSNNELFTTVLDMLSVLINGTLAADMSSISQGSMEENKRAYMNLVKKLRKELGDRQSESLEKVRQLLPLPKQTRDVITCEPQGSLIDTKGNKIAGFEKEGLQVSTKQKISPWDVFEGLKHSAPLSWGWFGTVRVDRKVTKFEEQQRFLLYHTHLKPKPRSYYLEPLPLPPEDEEPLTPVSQEPEKKMMEAVKPEKSVSAVPADSNKKKSNKKKKTPSTKTEDYVNRTSGGVAYGTNMPPELMQNHPYGRLPYGQQAVSIYTQNQPLPPGGPGLESPYRPARNPQMNKMMPTRPSYPGMMPGMQGSMPGMMGLDKQYPMVYKPQPSMPQGQILRQQLQVRLNQSMIGQQIRQITPNQPYTSMQASQNISQGYTTYGSHMGMQQHPSQGGGIVPSSYGNQNFQGTHPGANPAVVDPLRQMQQRPSGYVHQQAPGYAHNMQNTQRFAHQPLQQNTIMHGLSHMGGQGVHPGLRPNQMLAEQQQQQQQQQQAAQQQQQYLRQQQALRQAQQVQQQQQQQQQQQQQQQQVQPQQVPPQQQVPQQQQQQQQVSAVPPPGQAQNQGLGMQPLPPQQPMFPRQGMQQTQQQQQTAALVRQLQQQLSNTQPGQGTNSYY; encoded by the exons gaTGAGTTGACTGCCCTGAATGTGAAGCAAGGATTCAATAACCAGCCGGCTGTGTCTGGTGATGAACATGGCAGTGCTAAAAATGTCAACTTTAACCCTTCAAAG ATCAGTTCAAACTTCAGCAGCATCATCGCAGAGAAGCTGCGTTATAACACGTTTCCAGACACGGGGAAACGTAAGCCACAGGTCAACCAGAAGGATAATTTCTGGCTTGTCACAGCAAGGTCACAGAGCTCCATCAATAACTGGTTCACGGATTTAGCTGGGACTAAACCTCTAACACAGCTGGCAAAAAAG GTTCCTATCTTTAGCAAAAAGGAGGAGGTTTTTGGGTACCTGGCCAAGTACTCTGTCCCTGTCATGCGCTCAGCGTGGATGATTAAGATGACCTGTGCGTATCACGCAGCCATCACAGAAACTAAAGTCAAGAAGAGGCATGTGATTGATCCTTGTATAG aatggACTCAGATTATTACTAAGTACCTGTGGGAGCAGCTTCAGAAGGTGGCCGAGTTCTACAGACAGTTTCCCAGTCAAGGCTGCAGCTCGCCCCTTCCAGCCACTCCTGCTGACGTGGAGACGGCCATGAAGCAGTGGGAATACAACGAGAAGCTAGCCATGTTCATGTTTCAG GATGGTATGCTGGACAGACATGAGTTCCTGACGTGGGTGCTGGAGTGTTTTGAGAAGGTCCGACCTGGCGAAGATGAGCTTCTCAGGCTTCTCCTGCCCCTTTTACTTCAG tACTCAGGGGAATTTGTACAGTCGGCTTACTTGTCACGGAGACTGGCTTACTTCTGCACACGCCGCCTCAACCTGTTGCTAAGCGACGGGAGCCTGGGCCCCGGCGCAGGAGGGCATCCAGCCCATGGCATCATGGCGCAGCAAGGTAACGCCCTGCCCCCCACCCCAACCTCGCAGCCAGCAGGAGGGAACCAGCCTCAGACACCTTTCACAGACTTCTACATCTGCCCTCAGCACAGGCCTCTGGTGTTCGGGCTCAGCTGCATGTTACAG AGCATAGTGTTATGCTGTCCCAGTGCTCTGGTGTGGCATTACTCTCTAACAgacagcagaaataaaaccGGTTCGCCTCTGGACCTCCTGCCCATCGCCCCGTCCAGCTTACCGATGCCCGGGGGAAATACTGCCTTTACACAGCAG GTCCGTACGAAGTTGAGAGAAATCGAGGAGCAAGTTAAGGAGCGAGGCCAGGCGGTGGAGTTCAGGTGGTCATTTGACAAGTGTCAGGAGACGACAGCAG GGTTCACCATCGGGAGGGTTCTCCACACCCTGGAGGTTTTAGACAACCACAGCTTTGAGAAGTCTGACTTTAACAACTCACTGGATTCGCTGTACAACCGAATATTTGGGTCCGGCCAGAGTAAAGATGGCCATGAG aTGTCACCAGATGACGACGCGGTGGTGACCTTGCTTTGCGAGTGGGCGGTGTGCTGTAAGCGTTCTGGCAGACACAGGGCCATGGTGGTGGCCAAGCTGCTGGAAAAGAGGCAGGCTGAAATAGAAGCAGAG aggTGTGGTGAGTCGGAGGTGGTGGATGAGAAGGGCTCTGTGTCATCCGGCTCCCTCTCAGCTGCTACACTACCAGTCTTTCAGGATGTACTGCTCCAGTTCCTCGACACTCAGGCCCCCACACtga cgGAGCCCGGGAATGAAAGCGAGCGAGTGGAGTTCTCCAACCTGGTCCTGCTCTTCTGCGAGCTCATCCGTCACGACGTCTTCTCCCACAACATCTACATGTGCACGCTCATTTCCCGCGGGGACCTGGCCTCTGACTCCCACTTGCCGCGCCCGCGCTCCCCCAGCGACGAGCCCTCCGATGAGTCAGAGCGCAAGGAGCAGGAGGCGGGCAGCAGTGGCAAGAACGAG GATACTGGTCTGTCGGAGTCTATGGAAATTGATCACAACTCCAGCGCTAATTTTGACGAG ATGTTCTCTCCTCCAATGCACTGCGAGTCTAAGGGGAGCCCCTCCCCCGAGAAGCCGGCTCCAGAGCAGGACAGCAAGGCCAGCTGTAAGGACAAGGGCATGGACCCTGCCTTCCCTCAACTGTACGAGCAACCTCGCCACATTCAGTATGCCACGCACTTCCCCATTCCTCAG gAGGAGAGCGCCAGCCATGAGTGCAACCAGCGGTTAGTGGTCCTGTACGGTGTGGGCAAACTGAGGGATGAGGCGCGACACACCATCAAGAAAATAACCAAAGACATCTTGAAGGTGCTCAACCGCAAAAGCACAGCAGAAACAG gaggggaggaagggcaaaagaggaagaggagtaagCCAGAGGCCTTTCCCACTGCAGAAGATATCTTCTCCAAATTCCAGCACCTCTCCCACTTTGACCAGCACCAAGTCACCTCCCAG GTGTCCAGAAATGTGCTGGAACAGATCACCAGCTTTGCCTTAGGGATGTCTTATCACCTGCCTCTCGTCCAGCACATTCAGTTCATCTTTGACCTCATGGAGTACTCCCTCAACATTAGTGGCCTCATAGACTTTGCTATTCAG cttCTGAATGAGTTGAGTCTGGTGGAAgccgagctgctgctgaagtcgTCCAGCCTGGTGGGCAGCTACACCACcagcctgtgtctgtgtattgtAGCTGTGCTGAGGAGGTACCACTCCTGCCTCATTCTCAATCCTGAGCAGACAGCGCAAGTTTTTGATGG GTTGCGCATCGTGGTGAAATCAGGTGTGAACCCGGCAGACTGTTCCTCTGCTGAGCGCTGTATCTTGGCCTACCTGTATGACCTCTACACCTCCTGCAGTCACCTCAAAAACAAGTTTGGCGAGATCTTCAG TGAGTTCTGCTCCAAAGTGAAAAACTCCATCTACTGCAATATCGACCCGTCAGACTCCAACATGCTTTGGGATCCTGGGTTCATGATGGAGGCCATCGCCAACCCCTCGGCCCACAACTTCAACCACTCCATGGTGGGCAAGATCCTCAACGACAGCCCAGCCAACCGCTACAGCTTCGTCTGTAATGTGctcatggatgtgtgtgtggaccacaGGGACCCAGAGAG GGTGAACGATATTGGGATCCTGTGTGCGGAGCTGACGGCGTATTGTCGCTCCCTGAGTGCTGAGTGGCTCGGCATCCTCAaggctctctgctgctcctctaaCAATGGCAACTGTGGCTTCAATGATTTGCTGTGTAACGTAGAT GTTAGCGATTTGTCCTTCCATGATTCCCTGGCAACCTTCGTAGCCATTCTCATAGCGAGACAGTGCCTACTCCTAGAAGACTTGGTTCGCTGCGTGGCCATTCCTTCCCTCCTCAATGCAG CCTGCAGTGAGCAAGACTCTGAGCCAGGAGCCAGACTCACCTGCAGGATTCTGTTGCACCTTTTCAAGACTCCACAGCGCAACCCTGTCCCCCAAGATGGTGTGAAGTCAG ATAAATCCTCCGTTGGTATCCGGTCGTCTTGTGATCGCCACCTTCTTGCTGCTTCTCAGAACAGCATAGTTGTTGGAGCAGTATTTGCTGTCCTGAAAGCTGTCTTTATGCTGG GTGATGCCGAGCTAAGAGGCTCAGGACTGTCACACCCTGCTGGTCTCGACGACATATCTGAGGGGCGCAATGTCTCCATAGAAACGGCCAGCTTGGATGTATATGCAAAGTATGTTCTGAAGACGATCTGCCAGCAG GAGTGGGTTGGAGAGCGCTGCCTGAAGTCTCTGTCTGAGGACAGCAGTGCCCTGCAGGACCCGGTGCTGGTAAACATTCAGGCACAACGGCTGCTGCAGCTTATTTGCTACCCACATCGCCAGCTGGACAGCGACGATGGAGACAACCCTCAGAGGCAGCGCATCAAACGCATCCTACAG AACATGGACCAATGGACGATGAGACAGTCTTccctggagctgcagctgatgatcAAACAGAGCACGAACAAC GAGCTCTACTCGCTCTTGGAGAACATAGCCAAGGCCACCATAGAAGTGTTTCAGAAATCAGCTGAGATGAACTCCAGTAACCCCTCAGGGAATGGAGCAGCGGCCCAAGGTGGCTCCGcatccaacaacaacagcaccaccAGCAAGATGAAGCCAATTTTAag ctcatcAGAGCGGTCAGGTGTGTGGCTGGTGGCTCCATTGATAGCCAAGCTGCCCACCTCGGTTCAGGGCCATGtactgaaggcagcaggagaggagctggagaaaggACAGCACCTGGGTTCCTCCTCACGGAAGGAGAGGgacaggcagaaacagaaaag CATGTCCCTGCTGAGCCAGCAGCCATTCTTGTCTTTGGTGCTGACCTGCTTGAAGGGGCAGGATGAACAGAGGGAAGGCCTTCTCACCTCCCTCTACAGCCAAGTGCAGCAGATTGTTACAAACTGGAGAGAAGACCAGTACCAGGATGactgcaaagcaaagcagatgATGCACGAGGCTCTGAAACTACGACTGAATCTT GTGGGTGGCATGTTCGACACGGTGCAGCGCAGcacccagcagaccactgagtggGCCGTACTACTCCTTGACATCATCAGCAGCGGCACAGTTGACATGCAGTCCAACAA TGAGCTCTTCACTACAGTGTTGGACATGTTGAGTGTGCTGATTAACGGCACACTGGCGGCTGACATGTCCAGCATCTCTCAGGGCAGCATGGAGGAGAATAAGAGAGCCTATATGAACCTGGTTAAGAAGCTCAGG AAAGAGCTTGGAGATCGGCAGTCAGAAAGTTTGGAAAAGGTTCGCCAGCTTCTGCCACTGCCCAAGCAGACCCGAGACGTCATAACCTGTGAACCTCAGGGCTCGCTCATCGACACAAAGGGTAACAAGATCGCTGGATTTGAGAAGGAG GGTCTTCAAGTATCAACCAAACAGAAGATCTCTCCCTGGGATGTCTTTGAGGGTCTCAAACACTCCGCCCCGCTCTCCTGGGGCTGGTTCGGCACGGTGCGTGTCGACCGTAAGGTCACCAAATTTGAGGAGCAGCAACGTTTTCTCCTCTACCACACCCACCTGAAACCCAAACCTCGTAGCTATTACCTGGAGCCACTCCCCTTGCCCCCTGAAGATGAGGAGCCCCTGACACCAGTCTCCCAGgaaccagagaagaagatgaTGGAGGCAGTGAAACCAGAGAAGAGTGTGTCCGCTGTGCCCGCTGACTCAAACAAGAAGAAATccaacaaaaagaagaaaactccCTCCACCAAGACAGAG GACTATGTGAACCGTACATCAGGCGGTGTGGCCTATGGGACTAATATGCCACCTGAGCTGATGCAGAACCACCCATATGGCAGGCTGCCATACGGCCAGCAGGCCGTGAGCATTTATACACAGAACCAGCCTTTACCTCCAG GAGGTCCAGGTTTGGAATCGCCATACAGACCTGCCCGCAACCCACAGATGAACAAAATGATGCCCACTCGACCCAGCTACCCAGGCATGATGCCCGGCATGCAGGGAAGCATGCCTGGCATGATGGGACTGGACAAGCAATACCCTATGGTGTATAAGCCCCAGCCTAGCATGCCACAGGGCCAGATACTCCGGCAGCAACTACAGGTCAGACTG aaTCAGAGCATGATAGGGCAGCAGATTAGACAAATAACACCCAACCAACCATATACTTCAATGCAGGCATCTCAG AACATATCTCAGGGCTATACCACGTACGGCTCACACATGGGGATGCAGCAGCATCCGTCTCAAGGTGGTGGTATAGTTCCTTCCTCCTATGGGAACCAAAACTTCCAGGGAACACATCCTGGAGCCAACCCAGCTGTGGTGGATCCTCTTAGGCAAATGCAGCAGAGGCCCAGTGGTTACGTTCACCAGCAGGCTCCAGGCTACGCACACAAtatgcagaacacacagag GTTTGCCCACCAGCCCCTCCAGCAGAATACCATCATGCACGGCCTCAGTCACATGGGAGGCCAGGGCGTCCATCCAGGCTTACGGCCCAATCAGATGCTGgcagaacaacagcagcagcaacagcagcagcaacaagcagcgcagcagcagcagcagtacctCAGACAACAACAAGCACTCAGA CAGGCCCAACAAgttcaacaacagcagcagcagcaacaacaacaacagcaacagcagcagcaggtccagcCCCAGCAGGTTCCTCCTCAACAGCAagttccacagcagcagcagcagcagcaacaggtgtCAGCGGTGCCACCACCAGGCCAGGCGCAGAACCAGGGCCTGGGCATGCAGCCACTGCCCCCCCAGCAACCCATG TTCCCACGACAGGGAATGCAGcagactcagcagcagcagcagactgcagctctggtcAGACAGCTGCAACAGCAACTTTCAA ATACACAACCAGGACAGGGCACCAATTCATATTATTGA